One segment of Pan paniscus chromosome 20, NHGRI_mPanPan1-v2.0_pri, whole genome shotgun sequence DNA contains the following:
- the C20H19orf33 gene encoding immortalization up-regulated protein isoform X1, which produces MEFDLGAALEPTSQKPGVGAGHRGDPKLSPHKVQGRSEAGAGPGPKQGHQNSSDSSSSSSDSDTDVKSHAAGSKQHESIPGKAKKPKVKKKEKGKKEAPH; this is translated from the exons ATGGAGTTCGACCTGGGAGCAG CCCTGGAGCCCACCTCCCAGAAGCCCGGTGTGGGGGCGGGCCATAGGGGAGATCCCAAGCTCAGTCCCCACAAAGTTCAGGGCCGGTCGGAGGCAGGGGCAGGTCCGGGTCCAAAG CAAGGACACCAGAACTCTTCCGACTCCAGCAGCAGCTCCAGCGATTCGGACACGGATGTGAAG TCCCACGCTGCTGGCTCCAAGCAGCACGAGAGCATCCCGGGCAAGGCCAAGAAGCCCAAagtgaagaagaaggagaaaggcaAGAAGGAGGCTCCCCACTGA
- the C20H19orf33 gene encoding immortalization up-regulated protein isoform X2 produces the protein MEFDLGAALEPTSQKPGVGAGHRGDPKLSPHKVQGRSEAGAGPGPKGPALGLQLRGLGKGRRLTAAPPSSKDTRTLPTPAAAPAIRTRM, from the exons ATGGAGTTCGACCTGGGAGCAG CCCTGGAGCCCACCTCCCAGAAGCCCGGTGTGGGGGCGGGCCATAGGGGAGATCCCAAGCTCAGTCCCCACAAAGTTCAGGGCCGGTCGGAGGCAGGGGCAGGTCCGGGTCCAAAG GGTCCTGCCTTGGGCCTCCAACTTCGGGGGCTGGGTAAGGGGCGCCGCCTCACTGCCGCACCTCCATCCAGCAAGGACACCAGAACTCTTCCGACTCCAGCAGCAGCTCCAGCGATTCGGACACGGATGTGA
- the YIF1B gene encoding protein YIF1B isoform X1 — MHPAGLAAAAAGTPRLRKWPSKRRIPVSQPGMADPHQLFDDTSSAQSRGYGAQRAPGGLGYPAASPTPQAAFLADPVSNMAMAYGSSLAAQGKELVDKNIDRFIPITKLKYYFAVDTMYVGRKLGLLFFPYLHQDWEVQYQQDTPVAPRFDVNAPDLYIPAMAFITYVLVAGLALGTQDRFSPDLLGLQASSALAWLTLEVLAILLSLYLVTVNTDLTTIDLVAFLGYKYVGMIGGVLMGLLFGKIGYYLVLGWCCVAIFVFMIRTLRLKILADAAAEGVPVRGARNQLRMYLTMAVAAAQPMLMYWLTFHLVR, encoded by the exons ATGCACCCGGCAGGCttggcggcggcggctgcggggaCGCCCCGGCTGCGTAAGTGGC CCTCGAAGCGGAGGATCCCTGTGTCCCAGCCGGGCATGGCCGACCCCCACCAGCTTTTTGATGACACAAGTTCAGCCCAGAGCCGGGGCTATGGGGCCCAGCGGGCACCTGGTGGCCTAGGCTATCCTGCAGCCTCTCCCACGCCCCAAGCAGCCTTCCTGGCTGACCCGGTGTCCAACATGGCCATGGCCTATGGGAGCAGCCTGGCCGCGCAGGGCAAGGAGCTGGTGGATAAGAAC ATCGACCGCTTCATCCCCATCACCAAGCTCAAGTATTACTTTGCTGTGGACACCATGTATGTGGGCAGAAAGCTGGGCCTGCTGTTCTTCCCCTACCTACACCAG GACTGGGAGGTGCAGTACCAACAGGACACCCCGGTGGCCCCCCGCTTTGACGTCAATGCCCCGGACCTCTACATTCCAG CAATGGCTTTCATCACCTACGTTTTGGTGGCTGGTCTTGCGCTGGGGACCCAGGATAG GTTCTCCCCAGACCTCCTGGGGCTGCAAGCGAGCTCAGCCCTGGCCTGGCTGACCCTGGAGGTGCTGGCCATCCTGCTCAGCCTCTATCTGGTCACTGTCAACACCGACCTCACCACCATCGACCTGGTGGCCTTCTTGGGCTACAAATATGTCGG gatGATTGGCGGGGTCCTCATGGGCCTGCTCTTCGGGAAGATTGGCTACTACCTGGTGCTGGGCTGGTGCTGCGTGGCCATCTTTGTGTTCATG ATCCGGACCCTGCGGCTGAAGATCTTGGCAGACGCAGCAGCTGAGGGGGTACCGGTGCGTGGGGCCCGGAACCAGCTGCGCATGTACCTGACCatggcggtggcggcggcgcaGCCTATGCTCATGTACTGGCTCACCTTCCACCTGGTGCGGTGA
- the YIF1B gene encoding protein YIF1B isoform X2 gives MHPAGLAAAAAGTPRLPSKRRIPVSQPGMADPHQLFDDTSSAQSRGYGAQRAPGGLGYPAASPTPQAAFLADPVSNMAMAYGSSLAAQGKELVDKNIDRFIPITKLKYYFAVDTMYVGRKLGLLFFPYLHQDWEVQYQQDTPVAPRFDVNAPDLYIPAMAFITYVLVAGLALGTQDRFSPDLLGLQASSALAWLTLEVLAILLSLYLVTVNTDLTTIDLVAFLGYKYVGMIGGVLMGLLFGKIGYYLVLGWCCVAIFVFMIRTLRLKILADAAAEGVPVRGARNQLRMYLTMAVAAAQPMLMYWLTFHLVR, from the exons ATGCACCCGGCAGGCttggcggcggcggctgcggggaCGCCCCGGCTGC CCTCGAAGCGGAGGATCCCTGTGTCCCAGCCGGGCATGGCCGACCCCCACCAGCTTTTTGATGACACAAGTTCAGCCCAGAGCCGGGGCTATGGGGCCCAGCGGGCACCTGGTGGCCTAGGCTATCCTGCAGCCTCTCCCACGCCCCAAGCAGCCTTCCTGGCTGACCCGGTGTCCAACATGGCCATGGCCTATGGGAGCAGCCTGGCCGCGCAGGGCAAGGAGCTGGTGGATAAGAAC ATCGACCGCTTCATCCCCATCACCAAGCTCAAGTATTACTTTGCTGTGGACACCATGTATGTGGGCAGAAAGCTGGGCCTGCTGTTCTTCCCCTACCTACACCAG GACTGGGAGGTGCAGTACCAACAGGACACCCCGGTGGCCCCCCGCTTTGACGTCAATGCCCCGGACCTCTACATTCCAG CAATGGCTTTCATCACCTACGTTTTGGTGGCTGGTCTTGCGCTGGGGACCCAGGATAG GTTCTCCCCAGACCTCCTGGGGCTGCAAGCGAGCTCAGCCCTGGCCTGGCTGACCCTGGAGGTGCTGGCCATCCTGCTCAGCCTCTATCTGGTCACTGTCAACACCGACCTCACCACCATCGACCTGGTGGCCTTCTTGGGCTACAAATATGTCGG gatGATTGGCGGGGTCCTCATGGGCCTGCTCTTCGGGAAGATTGGCTACTACCTGGTGCTGGGCTGGTGCTGCGTGGCCATCTTTGTGTTCATG ATCCGGACCCTGCGGCTGAAGATCTTGGCAGACGCAGCAGCTGAGGGGGTACCGGTGCGTGGGGCCCGGAACCAGCTGCGCATGTACCTGACCatggcggtggcggcggcgcaGCCTATGCTCATGTACTGGCTCACCTTCCACCTGGTGCGGTGA
- the YIF1B gene encoding protein YIF1B isoform X3, whose amino-acid sequence MPGSASKRRIPVSQPGMADPHQLFDDTSSAQSRGYGAQRAPGGLGYPAASPTPQAAFLADPVSNMAMAYGSSLAAQGKELVDKNIDRFIPITKLKYYFAVDTMYVGRKLGLLFFPYLHQDWEVQYQQDTPVAPRFDVNAPDLYIPAMAFITYVLVAGLALGTQDRFSPDLLGLQASSALAWLTLEVLAILLSLYLVTVNTDLTTIDLVAFLGYKYVGMIGGVLMGLLFGKIGYYLVLGWCCVAIFVFMIRTLRLKILADAAAEGVPVRGARNQLRMYLTMAVAAAQPMLMYWLTFHLVR is encoded by the exons ATGCCAGGTTCGG CCTCGAAGCGGAGGATCCCTGTGTCCCAGCCGGGCATGGCCGACCCCCACCAGCTTTTTGATGACACAAGTTCAGCCCAGAGCCGGGGCTATGGGGCCCAGCGGGCACCTGGTGGCCTAGGCTATCCTGCAGCCTCTCCCACGCCCCAAGCAGCCTTCCTGGCTGACCCGGTGTCCAACATGGCCATGGCCTATGGGAGCAGCCTGGCCGCGCAGGGCAAGGAGCTGGTGGATAAGAAC ATCGACCGCTTCATCCCCATCACCAAGCTCAAGTATTACTTTGCTGTGGACACCATGTATGTGGGCAGAAAGCTGGGCCTGCTGTTCTTCCCCTACCTACACCAG GACTGGGAGGTGCAGTACCAACAGGACACCCCGGTGGCCCCCCGCTTTGACGTCAATGCCCCGGACCTCTACATTCCAG CAATGGCTTTCATCACCTACGTTTTGGTGGCTGGTCTTGCGCTGGGGACCCAGGATAG GTTCTCCCCAGACCTCCTGGGGCTGCAAGCGAGCTCAGCCCTGGCCTGGCTGACCCTGGAGGTGCTGGCCATCCTGCTCAGCCTCTATCTGGTCACTGTCAACACCGACCTCACCACCATCGACCTGGTGGCCTTCTTGGGCTACAAATATGTCGG gatGATTGGCGGGGTCCTCATGGGCCTGCTCTTCGGGAAGATTGGCTACTACCTGGTGCTGGGCTGGTGCTGCGTGGCCATCTTTGTGTTCATG ATCCGGACCCTGCGGCTGAAGATCTTGGCAGACGCAGCAGCTGAGGGGGTACCGGTGCGTGGGGCCCGGAACCAGCTGCGCATGTACCTGACCatggcggtggcggcggcgcaGCCTATGCTCATGTACTGGCTCACCTTCCACCTGGTGCGGTGA
- the YIF1B gene encoding protein YIF1B isoform X5 produces MPASKRRIPVSQPGMADPHQLFDDTSSAQSRGYGAQRAPGGLGYPAASPTPQAAFLADPVSNMAMAYGSSLAAQGKELVDKNIDRFIPITKLKYYFAVDTMYVGRKLGLLFFPYLHQDWEVQYQQDTPVAPRFDVNAPDLYIPAMAFITYVLVAGLALGTQDRFSPDLLGLQASSALAWLTLEVLAILLSLYLVTVNTDLTTIDLVAFLGYKYVGMIGGVLMGLLFGKIGYYLVLGWCCVAIFVFMIRTLRLKILADAAAEGVPVRGARNQLRMYLTMAVAAAQPMLMYWLTFHLVR; encoded by the exons ATGCCAG CCTCGAAGCGGAGGATCCCTGTGTCCCAGCCGGGCATGGCCGACCCCCACCAGCTTTTTGATGACACAAGTTCAGCCCAGAGCCGGGGCTATGGGGCCCAGCGGGCACCTGGTGGCCTAGGCTATCCTGCAGCCTCTCCCACGCCCCAAGCAGCCTTCCTGGCTGACCCGGTGTCCAACATGGCCATGGCCTATGGGAGCAGCCTGGCCGCGCAGGGCAAGGAGCTGGTGGATAAGAAC ATCGACCGCTTCATCCCCATCACCAAGCTCAAGTATTACTTTGCTGTGGACACCATGTATGTGGGCAGAAAGCTGGGCCTGCTGTTCTTCCCCTACCTACACCAG GACTGGGAGGTGCAGTACCAACAGGACACCCCGGTGGCCCCCCGCTTTGACGTCAATGCCCCGGACCTCTACATTCCAG CAATGGCTTTCATCACCTACGTTTTGGTGGCTGGTCTTGCGCTGGGGACCCAGGATAG GTTCTCCCCAGACCTCCTGGGGCTGCAAGCGAGCTCAGCCCTGGCCTGGCTGACCCTGGAGGTGCTGGCCATCCTGCTCAGCCTCTATCTGGTCACTGTCAACACCGACCTCACCACCATCGACCTGGTGGCCTTCTTGGGCTACAAATATGTCGG gatGATTGGCGGGGTCCTCATGGGCCTGCTCTTCGGGAAGATTGGCTACTACCTGGTGCTGGGCTGGTGCTGCGTGGCCATCTTTGTGTTCATG ATCCGGACCCTGCGGCTGAAGATCTTGGCAGACGCAGCAGCTGAGGGGGTACCGGTGCGTGGGGCCCGGAACCAGCTGCGCATGTACCTGACCatggcggtggcggcggcgcaGCCTATGCTCATGTACTGGCTCACCTTCCACCTGGTGCGGTGA
- the YIF1B gene encoding protein YIF1B isoform X7: MADPHQLFDDTSSAQSRGYGAQRAPGGLGYPAASPTPQAAFLADPVSNMAMAYGSSLAAQGKELVDKNIDRFIPITKLKYYFAVDTMYVGRKLGLLFFPYLHQDWEVQYQQDTPVAPRFDVNAPDLYIPAMAFITYVLVAGLALGTQDRFSPDLLGLQASSALAWLTLEVLAILLSLYLVTVNTDLTTIDLVAFLGYKYVGMIGGVLMGLLFGKIGYYLVLGWCCVAIFVFMIRTLRLKILADAAAEGVPVRGARNQLRMYLTMAVAAAQPMLMYWLTFHLVR, encoded by the exons ATGGCCGACCCCCACCAGCTTTTTGATGACACAAGTTCAGCCCAGAGCCGGGGCTATGGGGCCCAGCGGGCACCTGGTGGCCTAGGCTATCCTGCAGCCTCTCCCACGCCCCAAGCAGCCTTCCTGGCTGACCCGGTGTCCAACATGGCCATGGCCTATGGGAGCAGCCTGGCCGCGCAGGGCAAGGAGCTGGTGGATAAGAAC ATCGACCGCTTCATCCCCATCACCAAGCTCAAGTATTACTTTGCTGTGGACACCATGTATGTGGGCAGAAAGCTGGGCCTGCTGTTCTTCCCCTACCTACACCAG GACTGGGAGGTGCAGTACCAACAGGACACCCCGGTGGCCCCCCGCTTTGACGTCAATGCCCCGGACCTCTACATTCCAG CAATGGCTTTCATCACCTACGTTTTGGTGGCTGGTCTTGCGCTGGGGACCCAGGATAG GTTCTCCCCAGACCTCCTGGGGCTGCAAGCGAGCTCAGCCCTGGCCTGGCTGACCCTGGAGGTGCTGGCCATCCTGCTCAGCCTCTATCTGGTCACTGTCAACACCGACCTCACCACCATCGACCTGGTGGCCTTCTTGGGCTACAAATATGTCGG gatGATTGGCGGGGTCCTCATGGGCCTGCTCTTCGGGAAGATTGGCTACTACCTGGTGCTGGGCTGGTGCTGCGTGGCCATCTTTGTGTTCATG ATCCGGACCCTGCGGCTGAAGATCTTGGCAGACGCAGCAGCTGAGGGGGTACCGGTGCGTGGGGCCCGGAACCAGCTGCGCATGTACCTGACCatggcggtggcggcggcgcaGCCTATGCTCATGTACTGGCTCACCTTCCACCTGGTGCGGTGA
- the YIF1B gene encoding protein YIF1B isoform X6 gives MHPAGLAAAAAGTPRLPSKRRIPVSQPGMADPHQLFDDTSSAQSRGYGAQRAPGGLGYPAASPTPQAAFLADPVSNMAMAYGSSLAAQGKELVDKNIDRFIPITKLKYYFAVDTMYVGRKLGLLFFPYLHQDWEVQYQQDTPVAPRFDVNAPDLYIPAMAFITYVLVAGLALGTQDRFSPDLLGLQASSALAWLTLEVLAILLSLYLVTVNTDLTTIDLVAFLGYKYVGMIGGVLMGLLFGKIGYYLVLGWCCVAIFVFMCPLLPGAVAHAYNPSTLGGRGGRITRSGDRDNPG, from the exons ATGCACCCGGCAGGCttggcggcggcggctgcggggaCGCCCCGGCTGC CCTCGAAGCGGAGGATCCCTGTGTCCCAGCCGGGCATGGCCGACCCCCACCAGCTTTTTGATGACACAAGTTCAGCCCAGAGCCGGGGCTATGGGGCCCAGCGGGCACCTGGTGGCCTAGGCTATCCTGCAGCCTCTCCCACGCCCCAAGCAGCCTTCCTGGCTGACCCGGTGTCCAACATGGCCATGGCCTATGGGAGCAGCCTGGCCGCGCAGGGCAAGGAGCTGGTGGATAAGAAC ATCGACCGCTTCATCCCCATCACCAAGCTCAAGTATTACTTTGCTGTGGACACCATGTATGTGGGCAGAAAGCTGGGCCTGCTGTTCTTCCCCTACCTACACCAG GACTGGGAGGTGCAGTACCAACAGGACACCCCGGTGGCCCCCCGCTTTGACGTCAATGCCCCGGACCTCTACATTCCAG CAATGGCTTTCATCACCTACGTTTTGGTGGCTGGTCTTGCGCTGGGGACCCAGGATAG GTTCTCCCCAGACCTCCTGGGGCTGCAAGCGAGCTCAGCCCTGGCCTGGCTGACCCTGGAGGTGCTGGCCATCCTGCTCAGCCTCTATCTGGTCACTGTCAACACCGACCTCACCACCATCGACCTGGTGGCCTTCTTGGGCTACAAATATGTCGG gatGATTGGCGGGGTCCTCATGGGCCTGCTCTTCGGGAAGATTGGCTACTACCTGGTGCTGGGCTGGTGCTGCGTGGCCATCTTTGTGTTCATG TGTCCCcttttgccgggcgcggtggctcatgcttataatcccagcactttgggaggccgaggcggtcggatcacgaggtcaggcgatcgagacaatcctggctaa
- the YIF1B gene encoding protein YIF1B isoform X8, translated as MPASKRRIPVSQPGMADPHQLFDDTSSAQSRGYGAQRAPGGLGYPAASPTPQAAFLADPVSNMAMAYGSSLAAQGKELVDKNIDRFIPITKLKYYFAVDTMYVGRKLGLLFFPYLHQDWEVQYQQDTPVAPRFDVNAPDLYIPAMAFITYVLVAGLALGTQDRFSPDLLGLQASSALAWLTLEVLAILLSLYLVTVNTDLTTIDLVAFLGYKYVGMIGGVLMGLLFGKIGYYLVLGWCCVAIFVFMCPLLPGAVAHAYNPSTLGGRGGRITRSGDRDNPG; from the exons ATGCCAG CCTCGAAGCGGAGGATCCCTGTGTCCCAGCCGGGCATGGCCGACCCCCACCAGCTTTTTGATGACACAAGTTCAGCCCAGAGCCGGGGCTATGGGGCCCAGCGGGCACCTGGTGGCCTAGGCTATCCTGCAGCCTCTCCCACGCCCCAAGCAGCCTTCCTGGCTGACCCGGTGTCCAACATGGCCATGGCCTATGGGAGCAGCCTGGCCGCGCAGGGCAAGGAGCTGGTGGATAAGAAC ATCGACCGCTTCATCCCCATCACCAAGCTCAAGTATTACTTTGCTGTGGACACCATGTATGTGGGCAGAAAGCTGGGCCTGCTGTTCTTCCCCTACCTACACCAG GACTGGGAGGTGCAGTACCAACAGGACACCCCGGTGGCCCCCCGCTTTGACGTCAATGCCCCGGACCTCTACATTCCAG CAATGGCTTTCATCACCTACGTTTTGGTGGCTGGTCTTGCGCTGGGGACCCAGGATAG GTTCTCCCCAGACCTCCTGGGGCTGCAAGCGAGCTCAGCCCTGGCCTGGCTGACCCTGGAGGTGCTGGCCATCCTGCTCAGCCTCTATCTGGTCACTGTCAACACCGACCTCACCACCATCGACCTGGTGGCCTTCTTGGGCTACAAATATGTCGG gatGATTGGCGGGGTCCTCATGGGCCTGCTCTTCGGGAAGATTGGCTACTACCTGGTGCTGGGCTGGTGCTGCGTGGCCATCTTTGTGTTCATG TGTCCCcttttgccgggcgcggtggctcatgcttataatcccagcactttgggaggccgaggcggtcggatcacgaggtcaggcgatcgagacaatcctggctaa
- the YIF1B gene encoding protein YIF1B isoform X4 has protein sequence MHPAGLAAAAAGTPRLRKWPSKRRIPVSQPGMADPHQLFDDTSSAQSRGYGAQRAPGGLGYPAASPTPQAAFLADPVSNMAMAYGSSLAAQGKELVDKNIDRFIPITKLKYYFAVDTMYVGRKLGLLFFPYLHQDWEVQYQQDTPVAPRFDVNAPDLYIPAMAFITYVLVAGLALGTQDRFSPDLLGLQASSALAWLTLEVLAILLSLYLVTVNTDLTTIDLVAFLGYKYVGMIGGVLMGLLFGKIGYYLVLGWCCVAIFVFMCPLLPGAVAHAYNPSTLGGRGGRITRSGDRDNPG, from the exons ATGCACCCGGCAGGCttggcggcggcggctgcggggaCGCCCCGGCTGCGTAAGTGGC CCTCGAAGCGGAGGATCCCTGTGTCCCAGCCGGGCATGGCCGACCCCCACCAGCTTTTTGATGACACAAGTTCAGCCCAGAGCCGGGGCTATGGGGCCCAGCGGGCACCTGGTGGCCTAGGCTATCCTGCAGCCTCTCCCACGCCCCAAGCAGCCTTCCTGGCTGACCCGGTGTCCAACATGGCCATGGCCTATGGGAGCAGCCTGGCCGCGCAGGGCAAGGAGCTGGTGGATAAGAAC ATCGACCGCTTCATCCCCATCACCAAGCTCAAGTATTACTTTGCTGTGGACACCATGTATGTGGGCAGAAAGCTGGGCCTGCTGTTCTTCCCCTACCTACACCAG GACTGGGAGGTGCAGTACCAACAGGACACCCCGGTGGCCCCCCGCTTTGACGTCAATGCCCCGGACCTCTACATTCCAG CAATGGCTTTCATCACCTACGTTTTGGTGGCTGGTCTTGCGCTGGGGACCCAGGATAG GTTCTCCCCAGACCTCCTGGGGCTGCAAGCGAGCTCAGCCCTGGCCTGGCTGACCCTGGAGGTGCTGGCCATCCTGCTCAGCCTCTATCTGGTCACTGTCAACACCGACCTCACCACCATCGACCTGGTGGCCTTCTTGGGCTACAAATATGTCGG gatGATTGGCGGGGTCCTCATGGGCCTGCTCTTCGGGAAGATTGGCTACTACCTGGTGCTGGGCTGGTGCTGCGTGGCCATCTTTGTGTTCATG TGTCCCcttttgccgggcgcggtggctcatgcttataatcccagcactttgggaggccgaggcggtcggatcacgaggtcaggcgatcgagacaatcctggctaa
- the KCNK6 gene encoding potassium channel subfamily K member 6 — MRRGALLAGALAAYAAYLVLGALLVARLEGPHEARLRAELETLRAQLLQRSPCVAAPALDAFVERVLAAGRLGRVVLANASGSANASDPAWDFASALFFASTLITTVGYGYTTPLTDAGKAFSIAFALLGVPTTMLLLTASAQRLSLLLTHVPLSWLSMRWGWDPRRAACWHLVALLGVVVTICFLVPAVIFAHLEEAWSFLDAFYFCFISLSTIGLGDYVPGEAPGQPYRALYKVLVTVYLFLGLVAMVLVLQTFRHVSDLHGLTELILLPPPCPASFNEDEDDRVDILGPQPESHQQLSASSHTDYASIPR; from the exons ATGCGGAGGGGCGCGCTTCTGGCGGGCGCCTTGGCCGCGTACGCCGCGTACCTGGTGCTGGGCGCGCTGTTGGTGGCGCGGCTGGAGGGGCCGCACGAAGCCAGGCTCCGAGCCGAGCTGGAGACGCTGCGGGCGCAGCTGCTTCAGCGCAGCCCGTGTGTGGCTGCGCCCGCCCTGGACGCCTTCGTGGAGCGAGTGCTGGCGGCCGGACGGCTGGGGCGGGTCGTGCTTGCTAACGCTTCGGGGTCCGCCAACGCCTCGGACCCCGCCTGGGACTTCGCCTCTGCTCTCTTCTTCGCCAGCACGCTGATCACCACCGTGG GCTATGGGTACACAACGCCACTGACTGATGCGGGCAAGGCCTTCTCCATCGCCTTTGCGCTCCTGGGCGTGCCGACCACCATGCTGCTGCTGACCGCCTCAGCCCAGCGCCTGTCACTGCTGCTGACTCACGTGCCCCTGTCTTGGCTGAGCATGCGTTGGGGCTGGGACCCCCGGCGGGCGGCCTGCTGGCACTTGGTGGCCCTGTTGGGGGTCGTAGTGACCATCTGCTTTCTGGTGCCGGCTGTGATCTTCGCCCACCTCGAGGAGGCCTGGAGCTTCTTGGATGCCTTCTACTTCTGCTTTATCTCTCTGTCCACCATCGGCCTGGGCGACTACGTGCCCGGGGAGGCCCCTGGCCAGCCCTACCGGGCCCTCTACAAGGTGCTGGTCACAG TCTACCTCTTCCTGGGCCTGGTGGCCATGGTGCTGGTGCTGCAGACCTTCCGCCACGTGTCCGACCTCCACGGCCTCACGGAGCTCATCCTGCTGCCCCCTCCGTGCCCTGCCAGTTTCAATGAGGATGAGGACGATCGGGTGGACATCCTGGGCCCCCAGCCGGAGTCGCACCAGCAACTCTCTGCCAGCTCCCACACCGACTACGCTTCCatccccaggtag